Proteins encoded within one genomic window of Salipaludibacillus agaradhaerens:
- a CDS encoding GntR family transcriptional regulator, translating to MRTDKPIYLTIREKIEDQIINNQLQEGEQAPSTNQLVNFYKINHATVSKGVNQLVDEGILYKKRGIGMFVAEGAREKLIQARKESFIDDYVVMLVEEADKLGFEEDDIINFIKQVKGRERS from the coding sequence ATGCGAACTGATAAACCTATCTACTTAACGATAAGGGAAAAAATTGAAGATCAAATAATCAATAATCAACTTCAAGAAGGAGAGCAAGCCCCTTCAACAAATCAACTCGTTAATTTTTATAAAATTAACCATGCCACCGTATCAAAAGGGGTTAATCAATTAGTTGATGAAGGGATTCTTTATAAGAAGAGAGGAATTGGCATGTTTGTAGCAGAAGGAGCGAGAGAAAAGCTTATTCAAGCTCGAAAAGAATCTTTTATTGATGATTATGTTGTCATGCTCGTAGAAGAGGCTGATAAATTAGGATTTGAAGAAGATGACATTATAAACTTTATTAAACAAGTAAAAGGACGTGAGAGGTCATGA
- a CDS encoding CoA transferase subunit A has product MVKVISLIEAVSKIHDGDTLMVGGFMTNGSPENLIDTLVERNIQNLTLICNDTGFINKGIGKLVCNQQLTKIITSHIGTNKETGRQMMAGETEVTLVPQGTLAEQIRAAGFGLGGVLTPTGIGTRVEDNKQTLTLDGKKYLVERPLKADIALLYASKVDRFGNIIYYGSTNNFNDVMASAATVTIVEAEEIVEVGEIAPHEVMTPGIFVDYIVRGGGADHDERTETTFNS; this is encoded by the coding sequence ATGGTTAAAGTGATAAGTTTAATTGAAGCAGTTAGCAAAATTCATGACGGTGACACACTTATGGTCGGTGGTTTTATGACGAATGGTTCGCCAGAGAATCTTATAGATACACTTGTGGAGAGGAATATTCAGAACTTGACGCTTATTTGTAATGATACAGGATTTATCAATAAAGGGATTGGTAAGCTTGTTTGCAATCAGCAACTAACAAAGATTATCACATCTCATATAGGAACGAATAAAGAGACCGGGCGGCAAATGATGGCTGGAGAAACCGAGGTGACACTCGTTCCGCAGGGGACGTTAGCAGAGCAGATTCGAGCCGCTGGATTTGGTTTAGGAGGTGTTTTAACACCGACAGGAATCGGGACACGTGTTGAAGACAATAAGCAGACTCTCACACTAGATGGCAAGAAATATTTAGTAGAACGGCCTCTTAAGGCAGATATCGCACTACTTTATGCGTCAAAAGTAGATCGATTTGGCAATATTATTTATTATGGTTCCACTAATAACTTTAATGATGTCATGGCGAGTGCCGCAACGGTCACGATCGTAGAGGCAGAGGAAATCGTGGAGGTTGGGGAAATCGCTCCTCATGAAGTGATGACACCTGGTATCTTTGTGGATTATATCGTACGAGGAGGTGGAGCCGATCATGACGAAAGAACAGAAACAACTTTTAATAGCTAA
- a CDS encoding LysR family transcriptional regulator codes for MNIEKIKYFIDLVECRNFTETAKKNFVSQTTISQQVASLEKEFDVQLINRKQIPIEPTKAGWLFYGEALVLWKQYSHMKTKMINFHQDHFLSLEYSAFTDIQQLLPLIPTFKETNPHIRLELSKVMLKNISEFLQKGLYDVAIAVDSEFKEKDGIQTHSLYRGKYCAVVSHQHPLFNRDAITKEELYAFPLVMLNATAIGNSYYLMIQNAIEDGYEPNIVCTVDDVETELFHIITENLIGFFPENYRLAYPKEEVQLIPLKDSCHTYKIEIAYLKDNMNPAIQPFIEQLRHWFSQ; via the coding sequence ATGAATATTGAAAAGATTAAATATTTTATTGATCTCGTTGAATGTCGAAATTTTACTGAGACAGCAAAGAAAAATTTTGTGTCGCAAACGACTATAAGCCAACAAGTGGCCTCATTAGAAAAAGAATTTGATGTGCAATTAATTAACCGAAAACAGATCCCTATTGAGCCTACAAAAGCTGGATGGCTTTTTTATGGAGAGGCACTCGTACTTTGGAAGCAATACAGTCATATGAAGACGAAAATGATCAATTTTCATCAAGATCACTTTTTAAGCTTAGAATATTCAGCATTCACTGATATTCAACAGCTATTACCGTTGATTCCTACATTTAAAGAAACAAATCCACACATTCGTCTGGAATTATCAAAAGTAATGTTAAAGAATATCTCTGAATTCTTGCAGAAAGGCCTGTATGATGTAGCGATTGCTGTTGATTCAGAGTTTAAAGAAAAAGACGGTATACAAACGCATTCCTTATATAGAGGAAAGTACTGTGCCGTCGTAAGCCACCAACACCCGTTGTTCAATCGTGACGCTATTACAAAAGAAGAACTCTATGCGTTTCCGCTCGTCATGTTAAACGCCACAGCAATTGGAAACTCCTATTACCTCATGATTCAAAACGCTATAGAGGATGGTTATGAGCCGAATATTGTTTGCACGGTAGATGATGTAGAAACAGAATTATTTCATATCATCACTGAGAATTTAATTGGTTTTTTTCCAGAGAATTATCGACTAGCTTATCCGAAAGAGGAAGTTCAATTAATCCCACTAAAAGATTCTTGTCACACATATAAAATAGAAATAGCATATTTAAAGGATAATATGAATCCAGCAATACAACCTTTTATTGAGCAACTACGTCATTGGTTTTCCCAATAG
- a CDS encoding NmrA family NAD(P)-binding protein produces the protein MGKLLLTGIDGNLGKQAANYLLKLVEHDQVIFCSYNPEALKEYAEQGIETHVTDFNTSDGLVNAFAGAEKLALISMPFVGLKRQRAHRNVVDAAKEAGVKQIIYTSLVNAADETNPSVEKIDHNYTEDYINSVGLDFIFLRNSQYAEAMITNYFTYVKGDGVLKNSQGDGKMAYISRKDCAKAVAHALTSTDYKSAILNINGPELMTMSDFVSIGNKVTGNNVAYQEITDEENYAIFDAMGVPRTTDGKFKEGSEAPFSSEGMVTFAQAIRLGKMDLFTDDFKKLTGQAPVTVEYMFKHADDFQVGERHSKD, from the coding sequence ATGGGAAAATTACTACTTACAGGTATTGATGGGAATCTAGGAAAGCAAGCAGCAAACTATTTGTTAAAGTTAGTCGAGCACGATCAGGTTATTTTTTGCAGCTACAATCCTGAAGCGCTAAAAGAGTACGCCGAACAAGGCATTGAAACACATGTAACAGATTTTAATACATCAGATGGTCTTGTAAACGCGTTTGCCGGTGCTGAGAAATTGGCATTAATTTCTATGCCATTTGTAGGTTTAAAACGCCAACGTGCTCACCGAAACGTCGTAGATGCTGCAAAAGAAGCAGGTGTCAAACAAATCATTTATACATCACTCGTCAATGCGGCGGATGAAACAAATCCAAGTGTTGAAAAAATAGATCACAACTATACGGAGGATTATATTAACAGTGTAGGATTAGATTTTATTTTCCTTCGCAACTCTCAATATGCTGAAGCGATGATTACGAATTATTTCACGTATGTAAAAGGAGACGGCGTATTAAAAAATAGTCAAGGCGATGGAAAAATGGCCTATATATCTCGGAAAGATTGTGCTAAAGCGGTGGCTCATGCTCTAACATCAACAGATTATAAGAGTGCTATTTTAAATATAAATGGACCTGAGTTAATGACAATGTCTGATTTTGTTTCAATCGGTAACAAGGTAACAGGGAACAACGTCGCTTATCAAGAAATTACCGATGAAGAAAATTATGCAATATTTGATGCCATGGGGGTTCCTAGAACGACAGATGGCAAATTTAAAGAAGGTTCAGAGGCCCCCTTTTCATCAGAGGGGATGGTAACCTTTGCCCAAGCCATTCGTTTAGGAAAAATGGACCTCTTCACTGACGATTTTAAAAAACTAACAGGACAAGCGCCTGTTACGGTGGAATACATGTTTAAGCATGCTGACGATTTCCAAGTTGGTGAGCGTCACTCAAAGGATTAA
- a CDS encoding YheC/YheD family endospore coat-associated protein, which translates to MNIKTIKTEEVDKLYLPKTITISKPELIALEKVTFHFGSRKKELALEFLDELSQNEMGLSHNVKDKMGIPDICFELTIMGDQIRIGPVILYLVSKRLITRLEILKERIEKSVSFDGLILLSTVDGINTDADQIEGYYFQPSTNTEDAQWKEGVFPYPDAIFKRVVTSEEMTEHLYDKTNGRIFNSHYFNKWDMWEWLAPDSFIRRHLPYTQALTSLDDIYQMLDVYECVYLKPKSGSGGKGIIQMKKGQKGTYELTSQKKGLYQIEQLENDPIIDKIIRNKEDYMIQQDVGYLHDTRNVDFRIYMQKNETQEWTCTGLIARFGKPGSVTTNLRNLDYLLEGKEAFRKLFNNSEHDLNQLEKKVKNICSYACELLDQHGCFGDIAIDFILDNSGHVWILEMNKRYGYKSFSIIEDSLLYRKIIRKPFMYASSLAGFHVKDKRKLKKKKQDQLFINTMIKLLNNEPNVKPIVSDSCELVMFGKEIVHYQKSHHKSKEKRTESIH; encoded by the coding sequence ATGAACATTAAAACGATTAAAACGGAAGAAGTCGATAAATTGTATCTTCCGAAGACAATCACCATCTCAAAGCCTGAATTAATAGCACTAGAGAAAGTGACTTTCCACTTTGGTTCTCGGAAAAAAGAATTAGCTCTCGAATTTCTAGACGAGTTGAGCCAAAATGAGATGGGATTATCACACAATGTGAAAGACAAGATGGGCATTCCTGATATATGCTTTGAACTGACGATCATGGGTGATCAAATAAGGATAGGCCCAGTTATATTGTATTTAGTATCAAAGAGGCTCATTACACGTTTAGAAATCTTGAAAGAGCGGATTGAGAAGTCAGTTTCCTTTGATGGTTTAATTTTACTCAGCACTGTGGACGGAATTAATACAGACGCAGACCAAATTGAAGGCTATTATTTTCAACCTAGTACAAATACGGAAGACGCTCAGTGGAAAGAAGGAGTCTTTCCGTATCCCGATGCTATATTTAAAAGAGTTGTTACCTCGGAAGAAATGACTGAGCATTTGTACGACAAGACAAATGGTCGTATCTTTAATTCTCATTATTTTAATAAATGGGACATGTGGGAGTGGTTAGCCCCTGATTCCTTTATAAGGAGGCATCTTCCTTATACGCAAGCTCTTACGTCATTAGATGATATTTATCAGATGCTTGATGTGTATGAGTGTGTATATTTAAAGCCTAAAAGTGGGTCTGGTGGTAAAGGAATTATACAAATGAAAAAGGGGCAAAAGGGAACGTACGAACTGACGTCGCAAAAAAAGGGATTATATCAGATTGAACAATTAGAAAACGACCCGATAATTGATAAAATAATAAGAAATAAAGAGGATTATATGATTCAGCAGGACGTTGGTTATCTGCATGATACGAGAAATGTGGATTTTCGTATTTACATGCAAAAAAATGAAACGCAAGAATGGACATGTACTGGATTAATTGCTAGGTTTGGAAAACCAGGAAGTGTCACAACTAATTTGCGTAATCTTGACTATTTACTAGAAGGAAAAGAGGCATTTAGAAAGCTTTTCAATAACAGTGAACACGATCTTAATCAGCTAGAGAAAAAAGTGAAAAATATATGCTCATATGCATGTGAACTCCTTGATCAGCATGGTTGCTTTGGCGATATCGCAATAGATTTCATTTTGGATAATAGTGGACATGTTTGGATTTTAGAAATGAATAAACGATATGGCTATAAAAGTTTTTCAATTATTGAAGATTCATTACTTTATAGAAAAATTATAAGAAAACCATTTATGTACGCAAGTTCACTTGCAGGCTTTCATGTGAAAGATAAACGTAAACTAAAAAAAAAGAAGCAAGATCAATTGTTTATCAACACGATGATAAAGTTATTAAATAATGAACCAAATGTTAAGCCTATCGTATCAGATTCATGCGAACTTGTGATGTTTGGGAAAGAAATTGTTCATTATCAAAAAAGTCATCACAAATCGAAAGAGAAAAGAACCGAGTCTATCCATTAA
- a CDS encoding S8 family peptidase: MYGFSMVKTMRTHARKLDKSCRDYVMTMYKPFRRTPCFLHKPLERFLKRVTKLSVIIQFENKCLHEGCKEFDAIVKKYGRCKRKRTFSSISCCSATITPQALEDLLSSCHSLKKIFLNREVAAFLDTAVEASHAQQIVRQGNDVTGEGVNIAIIDTGVYPHEDLNGRITGFVDFINNRTDPYDDNGHGTHCAGDAAGDGSASGGLYKGSAPRANIIGIKALDKNGAGSLATIIEGVQWCLDYNESNTDDPIHIISMSLGAAAQQFENETDDPMVQIVNEAWHAGIVVVAAAGNSGPEPTTIASPGISRTILTVGALDDRDTADRTDDDVADFSSRGPTIYGIEKPDILAPGVDITSLRSPNSSLAKSQKGDESADYITLSGTSMATPICAGIIALMIEVNPDLTPDEVKEKIKNGVDLWDDRDPNIYGAGYINGEMAVPDS; the protein is encoded by the coding sequence GTGTATGGTTTTTCTATGGTGAAAACGATGAGGACACATGCAAGAAAATTAGATAAATCTTGTAGAGATTACGTGATGACGATGTACAAACCATTTAGACGAACACCGTGTTTTTTGCATAAACCGTTAGAAAGGTTTTTGAAGAGAGTAACCAAGCTATCAGTGATTATACAATTTGAGAATAAGTGCCTTCATGAAGGGTGTAAAGAATTTGACGCCATTGTGAAAAAGTATGGGAGATGTAAACGGAAGAGAACATTCTCCAGTATATCTTGTTGTAGTGCCACTATTACACCGCAAGCGTTAGAAGATCTCCTTTCTTCATGTCATTCTCTAAAAAAGATCTTCTTAAATAGAGAGGTAGCCGCATTTTTGGACACTGCTGTAGAAGCTAGTCATGCTCAACAAATCGTGCGTCAGGGTAATGACGTGACAGGTGAGGGAGTCAACATTGCAATCATTGATACGGGTGTGTATCCACATGAAGACCTGAACGGAAGAATAACGGGATTCGTGGACTTCATTAATAATCGAACTGATCCTTATGATGATAATGGACATGGTACCCATTGCGCAGGTGATGCAGCAGGCGATGGAAGCGCTTCTGGCGGCTTATATAAAGGCTCTGCTCCAAGAGCTAACATTATTGGGATTAAAGCGCTTGATAAAAACGGGGCCGGGTCTTTAGCCACAATCATCGAAGGGGTGCAATGGTGTCTTGATTATAATGAAAGCAATACAGATGATCCTATTCATATCATAAGCATGTCGCTAGGTGCGGCAGCGCAGCAATTTGAGAATGAAACAGATGACCCGATGGTACAAATCGTTAATGAGGCGTGGCATGCCGGAATTGTCGTCGTAGCCGCAGCCGGTAACTCTGGTCCTGAACCGACTACAATTGCTAGCCCAGGAATTAGCAGAACCATTTTAACAGTCGGAGCGTTAGATGATCGTGACACAGCCGATCGAACAGATGATGATGTGGCAGACTTTTCAAGCAGAGGACCAACAATCTATGGCATCGAAAAGCCAGATATTCTTGCTCCAGGAGTGGATATTACATCATTGAGATCACCAAACTCAAGTCTAGCAAAATCTCAAAAAGGAGATGAATCAGCTGATTATATCACGTTATCTGGTACGTCAATGGCAACACCGATTTGTGCAGGTATTATTGCACTAATGATTGAAGTTAACCCAGATCTCACGCCGGATGAGGTTAAAGAAAAGATTAAAAATGGGGTGGATTTGTGGGACGATAGAGACCCAAATATTTACGGTGCTGGTTATATCAATGGTGAGATGGCGGTGCCAGACAGCTAA
- a CDS encoding YheC/YheD family protein — MTSHKTTRLGEETKKGTIGILAARSHKALKGKLNHLNDLAASFMSIKVMAFSLQGVKKQDMLISGYVYSPSERKWTWSTSPMPRAVINRMTLKHQWQNYFKRTLGSNMINNMTFNKWEMYEWLSDSPYFATFLPLTWLMRGPTDIIHFVTLYKQCYIKPVNGSYGKGIFKVSRDEKGYKIENMNTHNMKKATSYINEQGLIAYVTQHCKNKTFILQHVIDLYVADRPVDFRLILVKDASSQWRDVGLLARKGKRHEIVSHTGIVKNGYSALRNIMTLTRHEAMKLNQQMSEVGLAVAKEMETFGGPECNLGNLGIDFGIDKDQRLFVIEINHRNPRHRMALDAGEWAIYKEANALLADYATRIAVDD, encoded by the coding sequence ATGACATCACATAAGACTACTAGATTAGGAGAAGAAACTAAAAAAGGGACGATCGGAATATTGGCAGCACGATCGCACAAAGCGCTGAAGGGGAAGTTAAATCATCTAAATGATTTAGCAGCGTCCTTTATGAGTATTAAGGTGATGGCTTTTTCTTTACAAGGCGTTAAAAAACAAGACATGCTGATTAGCGGCTATGTGTATAGTCCCTCTGAAAGGAAGTGGACATGGTCCACCTCACCTATGCCACGAGCAGTTATTAATCGGATGACGTTAAAACATCAGTGGCAGAACTACTTCAAACGGACACTTGGTTCTAATATGATTAACAATATGACGTTTAATAAATGGGAGATGTATGAATGGCTTTCAGATTCCCCTTATTTCGCGACATTTTTGCCTCTTACATGGTTAATGAGAGGGCCAACGGATATTATTCATTTTGTAACCCTTTATAAACAATGCTATATCAAACCTGTTAACGGGAGTTATGGTAAAGGTATTTTTAAAGTATCTAGGGACGAGAAGGGTTATAAAATAGAGAATATGAATACGCATAACATGAAAAAGGCGACTTCATATATAAATGAGCAGGGCCTCATCGCGTATGTTACACAACACTGTAAAAATAAAACATTTATTCTGCAGCATGTAATTGACTTATATGTGGCAGATCGGCCTGTTGATTTCAGGCTTATTCTTGTTAAAGATGCATCATCTCAGTGGCGAGATGTAGGATTGCTAGCTAGAAAAGGGAAAAGACATGAAATAGTCAGTCACACAGGAATAGTGAAAAATGGGTATTCAGCGCTACGAAATATCATGACACTCACTCGCCACGAGGCGATGAAATTAAATCAGCAAATGAGTGAAGTGGGTTTAGCGGTAGCTAAAGAAATGGAGACATTCGGAGGTCCAGAATGTAATTTGGGGAATTTAGGCATCGATTTTGGAATTGATAAAGACCAACGTCTTTTTGTGATCGAAATAAATCATCGAAACCCGCGACATCGTATGGCATTGGATGCTGGTGAGTGGGCGATTTATAAAGAAGCAAACGCCTTGTTAGCAGACTATGCCACAAGGATTGCGGTAGATGATTAA
- a CDS encoding ATP-grasp domain-containing protein, with translation MNILLTSTARRIDFVGFFQQALKNANITGKVIVADPEDNAPSLQVGDESYIIPHQTDEQYMAAIFEICKRHKVRCLVPLNDWEVPKLSAHKRELQRLGVSVFTPDIPIVDKVRDKGKYRELLESFDVKAPRSYNHVEEAIEAIENNDVSFPLIVKPRNGSASIAIEFVNSIEEMKFAYQHAVQTIKATPLDNATYKKAEDNVIIQEVVEGEKFSVDIFNDLNGHFVTSFIRKQLDMRGGDVDRCVTVNDPELLGIAERLGKNLGHAGYINTDVYYDGSHYYVIDINPRFGGGYAFSHRAGADIPAAIIAITAGHELKKEWLTQNSHTELARHDTVVQIDKKKGKYTATAQ, from the coding sequence ATGAACATATTATTGACATCGACTGCTAGAAGAATAGATTTTGTTGGGTTCTTCCAACAAGCTTTAAAAAATGCCAATATAACTGGGAAAGTAATTGTAGCTGATCCAGAGGACAATGCACCTTCACTTCAAGTTGGAGATGAAAGTTACATCATTCCCCATCAAACAGATGAACAATATATGGCGGCTATTTTTGAGATTTGTAAACGCCATAAGGTTAGGTGCCTTGTACCTCTAAACGATTGGGAAGTTCCAAAATTATCTGCCCATAAAAGGGAACTTCAACGTCTAGGTGTCTCTGTTTTTACACCAGATATTCCTATAGTCGATAAAGTGAGAGATAAAGGCAAGTATCGTGAGCTGTTGGAATCCTTTGATGTTAAAGCACCTCGCTCTTACAACCACGTTGAAGAAGCTATTGAAGCTATAGAAAATAATGATGTGTCATTTCCTTTAATCGTGAAACCTCGTAACGGGTCAGCCTCAATAGCCATTGAATTCGTGAATAGCATTGAAGAAATGAAATTTGCTTACCAACATGCTGTACAAACGATAAAAGCAACACCACTAGATAACGCCACTTATAAAAAGGCTGAGGATAATGTGATTATTCAAGAGGTGGTGGAAGGTGAAAAATTCAGTGTGGATATATTCAACGATTTAAATGGCCATTTTGTTACATCATTTATTCGCAAGCAATTGGATATGCGAGGTGGAGATGTGGATCGATGTGTTACGGTTAACGATCCTGAATTATTAGGTATTGCCGAAAGGTTGGGCAAAAATCTTGGCCACGCCGGTTATATTAACACTGATGTTTATTATGACGGTTCCCATTATTATGTCATTGATATAAACCCTCGTTTCGGAGGTGGGTATGCCTTTTCTCACCGAGCGGGAGCTGATATTCCTGCGGCAATTATTGCTATCACAGCAGGTCATGAGCTCAAAAAAGAATGGCTCACTCAAAATTCACACACTGAATTGGCTCGACATGATACCGTCGTTCAAATAGATAAGAAAAAAGGGAAATATACCGCAACAGCACAATAA
- a CDS encoding YrhK family protein, which translates to MPDTFDDKNYLGIKMGKFKLYFRKRYRLITTVNDLLIGILFVAGSCFNFFSTTEIVGMVCYLGGSLFLASRPILRIMHTTALRNEMKESENYNPNKAERQ; encoded by the coding sequence ATGCCAGATACATTTGATGATAAAAACTACTTGGGAATAAAGATGGGGAAATTTAAGCTCTATTTTAGAAAAAGGTATCGTCTTATTACGACGGTAAACGATTTATTAATCGGAATATTATTCGTGGCTGGAAGTTGCTTTAATTTTTTTTCAACGACAGAGATAGTTGGAATGGTTTGCTACTTAGGTGGAAGCTTGTTTTTAGCCAGTCGCCCGATCTTAAGAATAATGCATACTACGGCGTTAAGAAATGAGATGAAAGAGTCAGAGAATTATAATCCGAACAAAGCTGAACGTCAATGA
- a CDS encoding methyl-accepting chemotaxis protein yields the protein MNIMNNAIQLAEGFHSLLGEDTMLGITDREAFIYYLPSAKVDFGLKKGTPISPDDPNLKAALAGRNGSVIIPADVYGMSVHAKSFPIKNEEGHVVGAFAIATPLDNQEKMDAYMKDIHHIIEGLQNSVHVVAAHSQELAASSEEISTQAKQSLDLSVRTESETSQIKSIQEQTNILGLNASIEAARAGEAGAGFSVVAKEVRKLSGQTTEVTTTISNSLGDITKTMNNLSENVEQIKSASAEQAELVTEFSDLIDRLNTISTEMKGFMEKVIK from the coding sequence ATGAACATTATGAACAACGCCATTCAGTTAGCTGAAGGTTTCCATTCCTTGCTTGGTGAAGATACCATGCTCGGTATAACAGATAGAGAGGCATTTATTTATTATTTGCCATCAGCAAAAGTAGACTTTGGGTTAAAAAAAGGAACCCCTATTTCTCCAGATGATCCTAATTTAAAAGCAGCACTTGCAGGAAGAAATGGGTCTGTTATTATACCAGCAGATGTTTATGGTATGTCAGTACATGCAAAATCATTTCCAATTAAAAATGAAGAAGGCCATGTGGTCGGTGCATTTGCTATAGCGACACCATTAGACAACCAAGAGAAAATGGACGCCTATATGAAAGACATCCATCACATTATTGAAGGCTTGCAAAATAGTGTTCATGTGGTAGCGGCCCATTCTCAGGAGTTAGCCGCCTCAAGTGAAGAAATCTCAACCCAGGCGAAGCAATCACTTGATTTATCTGTTAGAACAGAAAGTGAAACGAGCCAAATTAAAAGTATTCAAGAACAAACAAATATTTTAGGATTAAACGCGTCAATAGAAGCGGCCCGAGCAGGTGAAGCAGGAGCTGGCTTTTCCGTAGTAGCTAAAGAAGTAAGAAAGCTATCCGGTCAGACGACTGAAGTCACCACGACTATAAGCAATTCTTTAGGTGATATAACGAAGACGATGAACAACTTATCAGAAAATGTGGAGCAAATTAAAAGTGCTTCAGCCGAACAAGCAGAGTTAGTGACAGAGTTCAGTGATTTAATTGATAGGTTAAACACTATAAGCACAGAAATGAAAGGGTTTATGGAAAAAGTAATAAAATAA
- a CDS encoding DUF378 domain-containing protein, whose protein sequence is MSVLQKIALVIVIIGAVNWGLIGFFGFDLVAAMFGGQGAIVSRVIYAIVGLAGLYSISLFTTEGAMERSPQTQYNN, encoded by the coding sequence ATGAGTGTACTTCAAAAAATTGCGTTAGTTATTGTGATTATTGGTGCAGTGAACTGGGGGCTAATCGGCTTTTTTGGATTTGACCTCGTAGCGGCTATGTTTGGAGGACAGGGAGCAATTGTTTCGCGAGTGATCTATGCTATTGTTGGTTTAGCAGGTTTATACAGCATCTCGCTTTTTACAACTGAAGGTGCTATGGAAAGAAGTCCTCAAACACAGTACAATAACTAA
- a CDS encoding M20 family metallopeptidase, with translation MGESITLLKELIKIDSSTKAGANEAVAYCQRWLENRGLEVKKIKNNGYHMLVCQIGKGEETIVLNGHVDVIEAEDQQFHPYVLDGKMYGRGAVDMKAGVATMMETVAKLKDQSLSTSIMLQIVPDEETGGVNGTKYLTEQGYLGDFIICGEPTNMGIAIQSKGVLQLDFTIRGKPAHGSRPWEGNNAISKAYNLYEEIFQLPFAQETAPPMFDKPSINLAKLNGGTVYNKVPEKCHMSLDIRYLPHQSPSAIFEQIEKITDGTVTIHICNQPVTTKEDNPFVQVLADAIKRKTQLEQVNIYGQHGSNDGQFFTKYGGASVECGPVGHDWHGDNEMVYMDSVKDYQHVLEDFILAYDQKN, from the coding sequence ATGGGTGAATCTATCACCTTATTAAAAGAATTAATTAAGATTGATAGTTCTACAAAAGCAGGCGCTAATGAAGCGGTTGCTTACTGTCAGCGTTGGCTCGAAAATCGTGGGCTTGAAGTCAAAAAAATTAAAAATAATGGTTACCACATGCTTGTTTGCCAAATTGGTAAAGGTGAGGAAACCATTGTATTAAATGGCCACGTGGATGTGATTGAGGCAGAAGATCAACAGTTCCACCCTTACGTTCTTGATGGAAAAATGTACGGGCGCGGAGCCGTTGATATGAAGGCAGGCGTGGCAACGATGATGGAAACTGTAGCAAAATTAAAAGACCAGTCTCTTTCTACATCAATTATGCTGCAAATTGTGCCTGATGAAGAAACTGGGGGTGTAAACGGCACAAAATATTTAACTGAACAAGGCTATTTAGGTGATTTTATTATTTGTGGCGAACCGACTAATATGGGGATTGCTATTCAATCTAAGGGTGTCCTACAGCTTGATTTTACCATACGAGGAAAACCCGCTCACGGCAGCCGCCCTTGGGAAGGAAATAACGCCATAAGTAAAGCTTATAATTTATACGAAGAAATTTTTCAACTTCCATTTGCTCAAGAAACGGCACCGCCGATGTTTGATAAGCCCTCTATCAACCTCGCAAAGCTAAATGGAGGGACTGTCTATAATAAAGTGCCCGAAAAGTGCCACATGTCACTTGATATTAGATATTTGCCACACCAGTCTCCTTCTGCTATTTTTGAACAAATCGAGAAGATTACTGATGGTACAGTCACAATCCATATTTGTAACCAGCCGGTCACAACGAAAGAAGACAACCCTTTCGTTCAAGTTCTTGCTGACGCCATTAAACGAAAAACTCAGCTAGAACAAGTGAATATTTACGGACAACACGGTTCAAACGACGGACAGTTTTTTACTAAGTATGGGGGAGCCTCTGTAGAATGCGGTCCAGTGGGGCACGATTGGCACGGAGATAACGAAATGGTTTACATGGATTCTGTTAAAGACTATCAGCATGTTCTCGAAGATTTCATCCTAGCTTATGATCAAAAGAATTAA